The genome window GAATTTTTCCGTTAATCCTCTAAATAATCATTAATACCATTAGGTAAAACTAATTGGGCTGCAACTTGTCCTGCAATTTCGCGTCCGACCAATAACTCAATCAATTTTAAGGCAAAATCAAAGGACGTTGCGGGCCCTTGACTTGTTAATAAATTAACGCGTTCATCAAAGTAGACTCGGCGGTCGACCCATTTATGGGCTGGGATTTTATCTTTCATTGATGGAAAACCAGTCATATTACCTAGCGGAAACAATTGGTGATATTCAAGTACAAGCGCTGGCGCCGCACAAATAGCCGCCACAATTTTACCATCAAGATGCATTCGGCGAACTTTTTCCACAACCAGTGGGCTATCACGAAATGTTTCCGCTCCAGTCATACCACCAGGCAGTACAATGGCATCAAAAGGTT of Providencia rettgeri contains these proteins:
- the yajL_2 gene encoding Chaperone protein YajL; the encoded protein is MTTSVLICIAHGSEEIEFTITADLLVRAGIDVTLASVTEDGSLTITASRGLKISADTPLIKVADEPFDAIVLPGGMTGAETFRDSPLVVEKVRRMHLDGKIVAAICAAPALVLEYHQLFPLGNMTGFPSMKDKIPAHKWVDRRVYFDERVNLLTSQGPATSFDFALKLIELLVGREIAGQVAAQLVLPNGINDYLED